One genomic window of Actinoalloteichus hoggarensis includes the following:
- a CDS encoding DNA sulfur modification protein DndB produces MAGSHLSPGSGPVSFSVDTSRLSSARRSSTHLASRSVQGGRIVYSVRIPLTSLDQVLPVPSVEEPDPDNRKVTPKHAKDFGDYVAQNKAWVAPTLLARDNGGCEFTLVPGAESSGIGYLEIPLSIGSVSPLLIIDGQHRVLGIHLTLKDIGDQITKVDRELAKTTRPDRASTLTTTRKTLTDQLARLEQESMGLDIYVEPDNIRARQMFVDVADNAKGISSALRSRFDSSKVANRILDRVINHALFKDRIDLEQDRMTARNPNLMGAKHVADLTRGVAVGVAGRMGRKREAEIADEVLVEKIHRFLDCICDAFPELSAVAERTLTPLELRKNSLLGSVGMLRVLAGVYRELRESAVPDEEITAFFARLAPHMNAPISEGSLWFRSETKQDFAVNQSSPSTLTQNLQHLVSVITKWYHTPPLELQG; encoded by the coding sequence ATGGCCGGATCTCACCTGTCTCCAGGGAGTGGACCCGTGTCTTTTTCCGTCGACACATCTCGATTGAGCAGCGCCCGGCGCTCCAGCACCCATCTCGCCAGCCGGTCCGTTCAAGGCGGTCGGATCGTTTACAGTGTGCGTATCCCGCTGACGAGTCTGGATCAGGTTCTGCCGGTGCCCAGTGTCGAGGAACCCGATCCCGACAACCGCAAGGTGACGCCCAAGCATGCCAAGGACTTCGGCGACTATGTCGCGCAGAACAAGGCATGGGTGGCCCCGACCCTGCTGGCGAGGGACAACGGCGGCTGCGAGTTCACGCTCGTGCCCGGAGCGGAGTCCAGCGGAATCGGATATCTGGAGATCCCGCTGTCCATCGGTTCCGTGTCACCGCTGTTGATCATCGATGGTCAACATCGGGTACTCGGAATACACCTGACGCTGAAGGACATCGGCGATCAGATCACCAAGGTAGATCGAGAGCTCGCCAAGACCACACGTCCCGACCGAGCCTCGACGCTGACCACGACACGCAAGACACTGACCGATCAGCTGGCACGCCTTGAGCAGGAGTCGATGGGGCTGGACATCTACGTCGAGCCGGACAACATCCGCGCCCGCCAGATGTTCGTCGACGTGGCGGACAACGCCAAGGGGATCTCCAGCGCCCTGCGGTCACGATTCGACAGCTCGAAGGTGGCGAATCGGATTCTCGACCGAGTCATCAATCATGCCCTGTTCAAAGATCGGATCGATCTGGAACAGGATCGGATGACGGCCAGGAATCCCAATCTCATGGGTGCCAAGCATGTCGCGGACCTCACCAGGGGCGTCGCCGTCGGCGTCGCAGGCCGCATGGGAAGGAAACGGGAGGCCGAGATCGCCGACGAGGTCCTCGTCGAGAAGATCCACCGCTTTCTGGACTGCATCTGCGACGCGTTCCCCGAGTTGAGTGCCGTCGCCGAGCGCACACTGACACCGTTGGAACTGCGTAAGAACTCCTTGCTGGGCTCGGTCGGCATGCTGCGCGTCCTGGCCGGTGTGTATCGCGAGCTTCGCGAGTCGGCAGTCCCCGACGAGGAGATCACCGCCTTCTTCGCCCGCCTCGCTCCTCACATGAACGCCCCCATCTCGGAGGGAAGTCTCTGGTTCCGTTCGGAGACGAAACAGGACTTCGCGGTGAACCAGTCGTCGCCGAGCACCCTGACGCAGAACCTCCAGCATCTGGTGAGCGTGATCACCAAGTGGTACCACACGCCGCCGCTGGAGCTGCAGGGCTGA
- a CDS encoding MerR family transcriptional regulator, which produces MRIGELSRRTGTPRRLLRYYEEQGLLLPSRCRNGYRAYDEHAVDRVMQIRGLLDAGLPTRIIKQVLPCLDKPRTIHFPRPEPEMIATLRDERDRMTERIRSLTRNRDAISEYLDAVLRAGATGTTAPEPSTRPAPEAEPS; this is translated from the coding sequence ATGCGGATCGGTGAGCTGTCCCGGCGCACCGGCACCCCTCGTCGGCTGCTGCGCTACTACGAGGAACAGGGGCTGCTCCTGCCGAGCCGATGTCGGAACGGCTACCGAGCCTACGATGAGCATGCCGTCGACCGGGTCATGCAGATCAGAGGGCTGCTGGACGCCGGGCTGCCCACCAGGATCATCAAGCAGGTCCTGCCCTGCCTCGACAAGCCGAGGACCATCCACTTCCCTCGTCCCGAGCCCGAGATGATCGCGACGCTGCGGGACGAACGCGATCGGATGACCGAACGCATCCGATCCCTCACCCGTAATCGGGACGCGATCAGCGAGTACCTCGACGCCGTGCTGCGCGCCGGCGCGACGGGCACGACGGCTCCGGAGCCGTCCACACGGCCTGCTCCTGAGGCCGAGCCGTCCTGA
- a CDS encoding response regulator has protein sequence MTVRVVLADDQAVVRAGFRTILEAEPDLVVVGEASDGRQAVEAARALRPDLVLMDVRMPRVDGISATRELAAETDVPILIVTTFDLDEYVFAALRAGASGFLLKDVEPDDLVSAVRLVASGEGLVASRVTRRLITEFARSAPAPRPAAPPRELTTREYETLLLVARGLTNAEIAETLVVSPSTVKTHVGSLLTKLGCRDRVQAVIHAYERGLVTPGGTTGR, from the coding sequence ATGACCGTTCGGGTGGTGCTGGCCGACGACCAGGCGGTGGTCCGCGCGGGATTCCGCACGATCCTGGAGGCCGAACCCGATCTCGTCGTGGTCGGCGAGGCGAGCGACGGCCGACAGGCGGTCGAGGCCGCGCGGGCGCTGCGACCCGACCTGGTGCTGATGGACGTGCGCATGCCCCGTGTCGACGGGATCTCCGCCACCCGCGAACTGGCTGCGGAGACCGACGTCCCCATCCTGATCGTCACGACGTTCGATCTCGACGAGTACGTGTTCGCGGCCCTGCGTGCCGGAGCGAGCGGATTCCTCCTCAAGGACGTCGAACCCGACGACCTCGTGTCGGCGGTGCGCCTCGTCGCCTCGGGAGAGGGCCTGGTGGCCTCGCGGGTGACACGCAGACTGATCACCGAGTTCGCGCGGTCCGCACCGGCACCCCGGCCCGCCGCGCCGCCGAGGGAGCTGACCACTCGCGAGTACGAGACGCTGCTGCTGGTCGCCAGGGGACTGACCAACGCGGAGATCGCCGAGACGCTCGTCGTGAGCCCGTCGACGGTGAAGACCCACGTCGGCAGTCTGCTCACCAAGCTCGGCTGCCGAGATCGCGTGCAGGCGGTGATCCACGCCTACGAACGGGGCCTCGTCACCCCCGGCGGGACGACGGGCCGGTGA
- a CDS encoding sensor histidine kinase has product MTEFLRLPATLDARPPWVRDTAAACAAIVLVLAVRTAFGLFTGGGAFPGSWSLFLLANLPTVADLATIAVRRRAPCLALGLATAVVLASSALPISFTGTGVGVLVCAYSVGTMLPRHGVAVSLVAFGLLHALGGVLAADRGGDLSTLLTFLGHDGAAPINLVLASLSAYGLPGLLGLYVQARRRHTADLASRLERADAERERRAWEAVAQERRRIARELHDVAAHHLSAIVVQAGATDRLVERDPASARESLRAIRAQGRETLTSLRGLVGIMRAHGRHETDDPEGLAPQPTVSRLADLIASARQAGTTVEFTVEGEPVPLATVVDLAAYRLVQEALTNARRHAPGAPVTVLLGYSPAELRIMVRNGAGAEPAVLPSAGDGHGLAGMRERVAHAGGSLTAGPTAAGEWRIDARLPLGDSQG; this is encoded by the coding sequence ATGACCGAGTTCCTCCGCCTGCCTGCCACGCTCGACGCGCGCCCACCGTGGGTTCGCGACACGGCGGCGGCCTGCGCCGCGATCGTGCTGGTCCTGGCGGTGCGCACCGCTTTCGGCCTGTTCACGGGGGGCGGCGCGTTCCCCGGCTCGTGGTCGTTGTTCCTCCTGGCGAACCTCCCGACGGTGGCGGACCTGGCGACGATCGCGGTCCGCAGGCGCGCACCATGCCTCGCGCTGGGCCTGGCGACGGCCGTGGTCCTGGCGAGTTCGGCGCTGCCGATCTCCTTCACCGGGACCGGTGTCGGCGTACTGGTGTGCGCATACTCCGTCGGCACGATGCTGCCCCGACACGGCGTGGCCGTCAGCCTGGTCGCCTTCGGCCTCCTGCACGCCCTCGGCGGCGTGCTCGCGGCGGACCGAGGCGGCGACCTGTCGACGCTGCTGACCTTCCTCGGCCACGACGGGGCCGCCCCGATCAACCTGGTCCTCGCCTCGCTGTCCGCCTACGGGCTGCCCGGCCTGCTCGGCCTGTACGTCCAGGCTCGCCGCCGCCACACGGCCGACCTCGCGAGCAGACTGGAGCGAGCGGATGCGGAACGGGAGCGGCGAGCCTGGGAGGCGGTCGCACAGGAGCGCCGTCGGATCGCCCGTGAGCTGCACGACGTCGCCGCGCACCATCTGTCGGCCATCGTCGTCCAGGCAGGCGCGACCGATCGACTCGTCGAGCGCGATCCGGCTTCGGCGCGGGAGTCGCTCCGGGCGATTCGCGCGCAGGGCCGTGAGACGCTGACGTCGCTGCGAGGCCTGGTGGGCATCATGCGGGCCCACGGACGACACGAGACCGATGACCCAGAGGGACTCGCCCCGCAGCCGACCGTGTCGCGGCTGGCCGATCTGATCGCCTCCGCTCGGCAGGCCGGGACGACGGTGGAGTTCACCGTCGAGGGCGAGCCCGTGCCTCTCGCCACCGTGGTCGACCTGGCCGCCTACCGCCTCGTGCAGGAGGCGTTGACCAACGCGCGGCGGCACGCGCCGGGCGCGCCGGTGACGGTACTGCTCGGCTACTCCCCGGCCGAACTGCGCATCATGGTCCGCAACGGAGCGGGCGCCGAGCCCGCGGTGCTGCCCTCGGCTGGTGACGGGCACGGTCTCGCGGGCATGCGGGAGCGGGTGGCGCATGCGGGCGGCAGTCTGACGGCGGGGCCGACGGCGGCCGGAGAATGGCGGATCGACGCACGTCTTCCGCTCGGCGACTCTCAGGGGTGA
- a CDS encoding DUF418 domain-containing protein, which translates to MPNELAPTRPGRRIDALDALRGFALCGIIFINIPQTLDMLPDLSYAPEGLRVFVLGRFYPIFFLLFGIGFGLFLRSAARRTDRPRILLVRRLVALAVLGAAHHLLQPGEVLLPFAITGLLVLLPLSFATARASLITGLILTAAGLLAGVGGLALLPGLFAVGYAMAVLDVIERLTSRAGVLGGAVAVFTLIAVASYWLVVDVVPAVVAQRLGLVFSLTMSLGYAALFLLLLRTPAAALLSGLFAPLGRLALTNYLTATVLFVTFGALLGLRGSDDWGTAALLGAAILVVQAAWSPLWLRRFRYGPLEWVWRCVTYWRRLPLRSAVPARDDEASTRPGARVA; encoded by the coding sequence ATGCCGAACGAGCTCGCCCCCACGCGGCCCGGCCGCCGCATCGACGCGCTGGACGCGCTCCGGGGCTTCGCGCTCTGCGGGATCATCTTCATCAACATCCCGCAGACCCTGGACATGCTGCCGGACCTGTCCTACGCGCCCGAGGGACTGCGCGTCTTCGTCCTAGGCCGGTTCTACCCGATCTTCTTCCTGTTGTTCGGCATCGGCTTCGGCCTCTTCCTCCGTTCGGCGGCGCGGCGCACCGACCGACCACGCATCCTGCTGGTCCGTCGCCTCGTGGCGCTGGCCGTGCTCGGCGCGGCGCATCACCTGTTGCAGCCGGGGGAGGTGCTGCTGCCCTTCGCGATCACCGGGCTGCTGGTCCTGCTGCCGCTGAGCTTCGCGACGGCGCGGGCCTCGCTGATCACAGGGTTGATACTGACCGCCGCCGGGCTCCTGGCAGGCGTCGGCGGACTGGCCCTGCTGCCGGGACTGTTCGCGGTGGGATACGCCATGGCCGTCCTGGACGTCATCGAACGGCTGACGAGTCGTGCCGGTGTCCTCGGCGGCGCGGTCGCGGTGTTCACGCTGATCGCGGTGGCGTCCTACTGGCTGGTCGTGGACGTCGTGCCCGCCGTGGTCGCCCAGCGGCTCGGCCTCGTGTTCTCGCTGACGATGTCCCTGGGATACGCCGCGCTGTTCCTCCTGCTGCTGCGCACCCCGGCGGCGGCGCTGCTGTCCGGGCTGTTCGCGCCGCTCGGCAGGCTCGCGCTCACCAACTATCTCACCGCGACGGTGCTCTTCGTGACCTTCGGCGCGCTGCTGGGCCTGCGCGGCTCCGACGACTGGGGCACGGCGGCCCTGCTGGGCGCGGCCATCCTGGTGGTGCAGGCCGCGTGGAGTCCGCTGTGGCTGCGTCGCTTCCGCTACGGGCCGCTGGAGTGGGTCTGGCGCTGCGTCACCTACTGGCGGCGGCTGCCCCTTCGATCGGCCGTGCCGGCTCGGGACGACGAGGCGAGCACCCGGCCGGGCGCCCGCGTGGCATGA
- a CDS encoding ABC transporter permease, producing MTSTSDRIDDRVTRQAGGSRRGGSPRPDRHGGPAPILVGALSLAGGVALWWLIAAFSGVPDHMLPTPGALLTRTVSLWQTGGLAIHLLETLAEVLQGVVIGGVIGVLIAVLFVRVAWVERLLMPVIVVVQVTPKISIAPLIVLWLGLGIGSKITLIALVTFYPILITMVSRLRGMSESLHDLADVLDIGGARRLLTIELPYSLPAIAAGLRVGVLQAVTAAVIGEFIGATAGLGYLEKQAQDNDDVQVVMICLILLCLIGWLLYSLVGLLERRLTRRFGG from the coding sequence ATGACATCGACAAGTGACCGGATCGACGACCGGGTGACGAGACAGGCGGGCGGGTCGCGCCGCGGCGGCAGCCCCCGCCCCGATCGTCACGGCGGACCCGCGCCGATACTCGTCGGCGCCCTCTCCCTGGCGGGCGGCGTCGCGCTGTGGTGGCTGATCGCCGCGTTCTCCGGCGTCCCGGATCACATGCTTCCGACGCCCGGCGCGCTGCTGACGAGGACCGTCTCGCTGTGGCAGACCGGCGGCCTGGCGATCCACCTGCTGGAGACGCTGGCCGAGGTGCTGCAGGGCGTGGTCATCGGCGGCGTGATCGGCGTCCTGATCGCCGTGCTCTTCGTGCGGGTGGCGTGGGTGGAGCGGCTGCTCATGCCCGTCATCGTCGTGGTCCAGGTGACGCCGAAGATCTCCATCGCGCCGCTGATCGTGCTGTGGCTCGGACTGGGCATCGGATCGAAGATCACCCTGATCGCCCTGGTGACCTTCTATCCGATCCTGATCACGATGGTGAGCAGGCTCAGGGGCATGTCGGAGTCCCTGCACGACCTCGCCGACGTGCTCGACATCGGCGGCGCCCGACGTCTGCTGACCATCGAGCTGCCCTACAGCCTCCCCGCGATCGCCGCGGGTCTGCGGGTCGGCGTGCTTCAGGCCGTCACCGCGGCCGTCATCGGCGAGTTCATCGGCGCCACGGCGGGGCTGGGCTACCTGGAGAAGCAGGCGCAGGACAACGACGACGTCCAGGTCGTGATGATCTGTCTGATCCTGCTGTGCCTGATCGGCTGGCTGCTCTACTCACTGGTCGGGCTGTTGGAGCGCAGACTCACCCGGCGCTTCGGCGGCTGA
- a CDS encoding ABC transporter substrate-binding protein — protein MHLPRLGARVAAALGVAAVVTVGACSPAAMMRESAQAGGGETTAVTIQIDGSAVPYYAPLYAAVEQGYFADEGLDVEFSYANGADIVQNVAAGNVDFGFPNADSVITARANGVRTSVVHTTYQRGIGAVLFDNAGGISSPADLAGRSVAVTDLGSPNYAQLQAMLAHEGLTLDDVELRTIGTGAIVQALQNGEVDAIVFSRLRYFALRTAGVDVGQILSDEYLPSFGNVLITGPETAALRPRVAGGFARALDAGIQHTIDNVDETVDMAIEKYAPTFEGQNAEIADVLREVFVAELWQSDETREHGFGHGDLDRWQAAIDSQAEFGLIEEPFDAADLVRNADDIDK, from the coding sequence ATGCACCTTCCTCGACTCGGCGCCCGCGTCGCCGCCGCGCTCGGCGTCGCCGCCGTGGTGACGGTCGGCGCGTGCAGCCCCGCCGCGATGATGCGGGAGTCCGCGCAGGCGGGCGGGGGCGAGACGACCGCCGTCACGATCCAGATCGACGGCTCGGCCGTGCCCTACTACGCCCCGTTGTACGCGGCTGTCGAACAGGGCTACTTCGCCGACGAGGGGCTGGACGTCGAGTTCAGCTACGCCAACGGCGCGGACATCGTGCAGAACGTCGCGGCGGGCAACGTCGACTTCGGCTTCCCCAACGCCGACTCGGTGATCACGGCCCGTGCGAACGGCGTCCGCACCTCGGTCGTGCACACCACCTATCAGCGCGGCATCGGCGCCGTGCTGTTCGACAACGCCGGCGGGATCTCCTCGCCCGCCGACCTGGCGGGCCGCTCGGTGGCGGTCACCGACCTGGGCAGCCCCAACTACGCGCAGTTGCAGGCGATGCTCGCTCATGAGGGCCTGACCCTCGACGACGTGGAGCTGCGCACCATCGGGACCGGGGCGATCGTCCAGGCGTTGCAGAACGGCGAGGTCGACGCGATCGTCTTCTCGCGACTCCGCTACTTCGCGCTGCGGACGGCGGGCGTGGACGTCGGGCAGATCCTCAGCGACGAATACCTGCCCTCCTTCGGCAACGTCCTGATCACCGGGCCGGAGACGGCCGCGCTGCGACCGCGGGTGGCCGGCGGTTTCGCCCGGGCACTGGACGCCGGAATCCAGCACACCATCGACAACGTCGACGAGACCGTCGACATGGCGATCGAGAAGTACGCGCCGACCTTCGAGGGACAGAACGCCGAGATCGCCGACGTCCTCCGGGAGGTCTTCGTCGCCGAGCTCTGGCAGTCCGACGAGACGAGGGAGCACGGCTTCGGTCACGGCGATCTGGACCGATGGCAGGCCGCCATCGACTCGCAGGCGGAGTTCGGGCTGATCGAGGAGCCCTTCGACGCCGCCGACCTGGTGAGGAACGCAGATGACATCGACAAGTGA
- a CDS encoding ABC transporter permease gives MTEVRQHTAARSRAAAPRRRTRVRRPGPPPRRSPARRVVVGLAYLAAVLLIWQLYVTLADVPAYLLPGPGAVLASIGGLMTSGELWPHLLYTLRNIVIGLTAGVVIGSLLGWLLSSFRAVRMVLAPYVVILQAAPKIALAPLLVLWFGLGLGSQLTLIVLLAFFPMMIAMMLGLGEVTDEQRALGRVLDLGPRRFFTVVQLPTALPALFSGARIAVVDAMTGAFLAEYISAQQGLGFLMVQGRSTYDTPQLLAAVVLTVIVGLTGFALVAAWEKRALPWR, from the coding sequence ATGACGGAGGTCCGACAGCACACCGCGGCGCGGAGTCGCGCCGCGGCTCCACGACGCAGGACGCGAGTCCGACGACCCGGTCCGCCGCCCAGGCGGTCCCCGGCGCGCCGAGTGGTCGTCGGCCTCGCGTATCTCGCCGCCGTGCTGCTCATCTGGCAGCTCTACGTCACCCTCGCCGACGTGCCCGCCTATCTGCTGCCCGGCCCGGGCGCCGTCCTGGCCTCGATCGGCGGCCTGATGACGAGCGGGGAGCTGTGGCCGCACCTCCTCTACACCCTGCGCAACATCGTGATCGGCCTGACGGCGGGCGTGGTCATCGGCTCACTGCTGGGCTGGCTGCTCAGCTCCTTCCGCGCCGTGCGGATGGTGCTCGCGCCCTACGTGGTGATCCTGCAGGCCGCGCCCAAGATCGCCTTGGCGCCGCTGCTGGTGCTCTGGTTCGGCCTGGGGCTGGGCTCGCAGCTCACCCTGATCGTGCTGCTGGCCTTCTTCCCGATGATGATCGCGATGATGCTGGGACTCGGTGAGGTCACCGACGAGCAGCGTGCCCTCGGTCGGGTGCTCGATCTCGGACCCCGGCGGTTCTTCACCGTCGTGCAGCTCCCCACCGCCCTGCCCGCCCTGTTCTCCGGGGCGCGGATCGCCGTCGTCGACGCCATGACCGGCGCCTTCCTCGCCGAGTACATCTCGGCGCAGCAGGGTCTGGGCTTCCTGATGGTGCAGGGCCGCAGCACCTACGACACCCCTCAGCTCCTCGCGGCGGTGGTCCTCACCGTGATCGTCGGACTCACCGGATTCGCCCTGGTGGCGGCGTGGGAGAAGCGGGCGCTGCCATGGCGATGA
- a CDS encoding ABC transporter ATP-binding protein, translating into MKHDTSASPPSSSPDTGRGLLAVRGVSKDYTSVHGETVHALDDVNLTVDEGEIIAIIGPSGCGKSTLLRMIAGLDDDYDGEIAWERPPRPGRDIGFVFQEPALLPWRTVEGNVRLGIEVQKERLDRADERVATLLELVGLSGFAKSFPKELSGGMRQRVAIVRALAYDPRILLMDEPFGALDAITRDRLHDDILRIWEETRKTIVFVTHSVEEAAYLADRVVVMSPRPGRLQAVHQVPLDRDRSPATRELPEFARFVGMLRGELR; encoded by the coding sequence GTGAAGCACGACACCTCTGCGAGTCCACCGTCCTCGTCGCCCGACACCGGGCGTGGCCTGCTGGCGGTGCGGGGCGTCAGCAAGGACTACACGAGCGTGCACGGCGAGACCGTGCACGCGCTCGACGACGTCAACCTCACCGTCGACGAGGGCGAGATCATCGCGATCATCGGCCCGTCGGGCTGCGGCAAGTCCACGCTGCTGCGCATGATCGCCGGGCTCGACGACGACTACGACGGTGAGATCGCCTGGGAACGGCCGCCCCGACCCGGCCGCGACATCGGCTTCGTGTTCCAGGAGCCCGCGCTGCTGCCGTGGCGCACCGTCGAGGGCAACGTGCGGCTCGGCATAGAGGTGCAGAAGGAACGGCTCGACCGGGCCGACGAGCGCGTCGCCACCCTGCTGGAGCTGGTCGGGCTCAGCGGCTTCGCGAAGTCCTTCCCCAAGGAGCTGTCCGGCGGCATGCGCCAGCGGGTCGCCATCGTGCGGGCCCTGGCCTACGACCCGAGGATCCTGCTGATGGACGAGCCCTTCGGGGCGCTCGACGCCATCACCCGCGACCGCCTGCACGACGACATCCTGCGGATCTGGGAGGAGACCAGGAAGACGATCGTGTTCGTCACGCACAGCGTGGAGGAGGCCGCCTACCTCGCCGACCGCGTCGTGGTGATGTCGCCTCGGCCGGGCAGGCTCCAGGCGGTGCACCAGGTCCCCCTCGACCGCGACCGCTCCCCGGCGACCCGTGAGCTGCCGGAGTTCGCCCGCTTCGTCGGGATGCTCAGAGGTGAGCTGCGATGA
- a CDS encoding nucleoside phosphorylase produces MARSAADPWLNGRPPHLPIPEGERLPAVCLLPGDPARVDRAGGVLDDFRLLGQNREFRLGVGHVGGVGVAVCSTGIGGPSTEIALVELARLGVGTVIRTGGMGALAAHIAPGDLCVVTTAAREGGAAACYADPATPARSSTDVSTALRTAAASNGEAPHDIGVLSCDSYYVGEGRPVPGLEARAAARLAAIESRAVDGMDMECETVLVVGAALGLRVGGILVAHASRATDQWLEDYEPAQLRMLRVAATAAAELGRASTETR; encoded by the coding sequence ATGGCTCGGAGCGCCGCCGATCCCTGGCTGAACGGCAGGCCCCCGCACCTCCCGATCCCCGAGGGCGAGCGACTGCCCGCGGTCTGTCTGCTGCCGGGCGACCCGGCCCGGGTGGACCGCGCCGGTGGGGTGCTCGACGACTTCCGGCTGCTCGGTCAGAACCGGGAGTTCCGGCTCGGCGTCGGCCACGTCGGCGGCGTCGGGGTCGCGGTGTGCTCGACCGGCATCGGCGGGCCCTCGACCGAGATCGCCCTCGTCGAACTCGCCAGGCTGGGCGTCGGCACCGTCATCCGGACCGGCGGCATGGGGGCTCTCGCCGCGCACATCGCGCCCGGCGACCTGTGCGTGGTGACCACGGCGGCCCGTGAAGGCGGCGCCGCCGCGTGTTACGCCGACCCCGCCACGCCCGCGCGGTCCTCGACCGACGTGAGCACGGCGCTCCGCACGGCCGCCGCCTCGAACGGGGAGGCCCCGCACGACATCGGCGTGCTCTCCTGCGACTCGTACTACGTCGGGGAGGGCAGGCCGGTCCCCGGCCTGGAGGCTCGGGCCGCCGCCCGGCTGGCCGCGATCGAGTCGCGTGCGGTGGACGGCATGGACATGGAGTGCGAGACGGTGCTCGTCGTCGGCGCCGCCCTCGGGCTCCGCGTCGGCGGCATCCTCGTGGCCCACGCCTCCCGAGCCACCGACCAGTGGCTGGAGGACTACGAGCCCGCGCAGCTGCGCATGCTGCGCGTCGCCGCGACCGCGGCGGCCGAACTCGGCCGAGCCTCCACGGAGACCCGGTGA
- a CDS encoding nitronate monooxygenase, whose amino-acid sequence MSAAAHAPSDAHDLAGPRGDARDRFFADAAAYDVDMSVTLGSLRLRNPVMPASGCFGPELAPLVPMREVGASVTKTVFSGRRGGNPAHRLTETSTGMINSVGIPSLGTPTFLRDVLPRYRALGAPVVVSLGGLTVAEYLTVAEELTGAELAETEPGGTEIAGTATTEPPRRFEAVEVNVSCPNLEGGGLEIGTDPAAVAEVVAGVAARVDVPVLVKLTPMVSSIEEVAHAAAEAGAAGLTVANSFPGMVLDRDTRRPVLGNRVGGVSGPAVKPLALRLAWTAARAVDIPVIGCGGIETADDALDFLAAGAAAVQIGTAHFTKPYIMVEIIRELAAMTRAAGETRLTDYVQGLGRR is encoded by the coding sequence GTGAGCGCCGCCGCGCACGCCCCGTCCGATGCCCACGACCTCGCCGGGCCACGCGGCGACGCGCGCGATCGGTTCTTCGCCGACGCCGCCGCGTACGACGTCGACATGTCGGTGACCCTCGGCTCGCTGCGGCTACGCAACCCGGTCATGCCCGCGTCGGGCTGCTTCGGACCGGAACTGGCACCGCTGGTCCCGATGCGGGAGGTGGGGGCGAGCGTCACCAAGACGGTCTTCTCGGGGCGGCGCGGCGGCAACCCGGCCCATCGACTCACCGAGACCAGCACCGGGATGATCAACAGCGTCGGCATCCCCAGCCTGGGCACCCCGACGTTCCTGCGTGACGTGCTCCCCCGGTACCGCGCGCTCGGCGCTCCGGTCGTCGTCAGCCTCGGCGGTCTGACCGTCGCGGAGTACCTGACGGTGGCCGAGGAGCTGACCGGCGCGGAGCTCGCGGAGACGGAGCCCGGAGGGACGGAGATCGCCGGGACGGCGACTACGGAGCCGCCGCGCCGGTTCGAGGCCGTCGAGGTCAACGTCTCCTGCCCGAACCTGGAGGGCGGCGGCCTGGAGATCGGGACCGATCCGGCGGCGGTCGCCGAGGTGGTCGCCGGGGTCGCGGCCCGCGTCGACGTGCCCGTGCTGGTGAAGCTGACCCCGATGGTGTCCTCGATCGAGGAGGTGGCCCATGCCGCGGCGGAGGCGGGTGCGGCCGGACTGACCGTCGCGAACTCGTTCCCCGGCATGGTCCTGGACCGCGACACCCGGCGCCCCGTGCTCGGAAACCGCGTCGGCGGCGTGTCCGGGCCCGCGGTGAAGCCGCTCGCCCTCCGCCTCGCCTGGACGGCGGCGCGGGCGGTGGACATCCCGGTCATCGGCTGCGGCGGCATCGAGACCGCCGATGACGCGCTCGACTTCCTCGCGGCGGGCGCCGCCGCCGTCCAGATCGGCACCGCGCACTTCACGAAGCCCTACATCATGGTGGAGATCATCCGTGAGCTCGCCGCCATGACCAGGGCGGCGGGCGAGACACGGCTCACCGACTACGTCCAAGGACTGGGGCGCAGATGA